A genomic window from Sphingobacterium sp. BN32 includes:
- a CDS encoding iron ABC transporter permease, producing the protein MKYKFIYLSLSALLFCIIIFSLGAGAMQIPFKEVILLLWKSVGGGSFSEDDELLKNILMEIRIPRILFCTLIGAILGITGTAIQGIFRNPLAEPGLVGISSGASFFAALTIVFEASLIALIGNSLNLYLISISAFIGASLAVVLVYRISIVEGKSNIATMILAGIAINALAGAATGLMSYMASEQQLRNITFWSLGSMAGATWESVNILLIFAVVSVIPLLFFGKALNLFALGESQAEMMGLNTKRLKVLIIICSTLAVGVSVAFGGIIAFVGLLVPHTLRLIGSVDNRFLLPTSLLGGAIVLNLADLIARTIIQPLELPIGVITALIGAPVFLGILLREKRKL; encoded by the coding sequence ATGAAATATAAATTTATATACCTTTCGCTGTCCGCTTTGCTCTTCTGCATTATCATCTTCTCGCTCGGAGCAGGTGCCATGCAAATACCTTTCAAAGAGGTGATCCTGTTATTGTGGAAGAGCGTAGGGGGCGGAAGTTTCAGTGAAGACGACGAACTATTAAAGAATATCTTAATGGAGATTCGTATTCCGCGAATTCTCTTTTGCACGCTGATTGGCGCGATATTGGGGATAACCGGAACTGCCATACAGGGTATTTTCCGCAATCCCCTGGCCGAGCCGGGGTTGGTCGGAATTTCATCCGGAGCATCCTTTTTTGCGGCATTGACCATCGTCTTTGAAGCCAGTTTAATCGCATTGATCGGTAATTCCCTAAACCTATATTTAATTTCAATTTCAGCCTTCATCGGTGCTTCCCTCGCTGTAGTTCTTGTTTATCGCATTTCCATCGTGGAGGGTAAATCGAACATCGCGACGATGATTCTTGCCGGTATTGCGATCAATGCATTAGCGGGGGCTGCAACAGGCTTGATGAGCTATATGGCAAGCGAGCAACAACTAAGGAACATCACATTCTGGTCCTTAGGAAGTATGGCTGGCGCGACTTGGGAGTCCGTCAATATTCTTCTAATCTTCGCCGTCGTATCTGTAATTCCCTTGTTATTTTTTGGCAAGGCGCTCAATCTATTTGCCCTAGGCGAGTCGCAGGCCGAAATGATGGGATTAAATACCAAAAGACTCAAGGTATTGATCATCATTTGTTCCACGCTAGCCGTTGGGGTTTCAGTTGCCTTTGGCGGAATCATCGCGTTCGTTGGCTTGCTCGTGCCGCATACCCTTCGCTTAATCGGATCTGTCGACAATCGTTTTTTATTGCCCACCTCATTGCTCGGCGGGGCGATCGTATTGAACCTTGCCGATCTGATTGCAAGAACCATCATACAGCCTCTAGAACTCCCTATCGGAGTCATTACGGCATTAATTGGAGCGCCGGTATTTTTAGGAATTTTATTAAGAGAAAAAAGAAAGTTATAG
- a CDS encoding heme ABC transporter ATP-binding protein produces the protein MIHIQGLNYAVKNRTIIKDLNIFIDKGEFVSIIGANGAGKSTLLKLIAGELKSNSGQVVLRNKDVADMTMKEMAMFRAYLHQSNVMDIPFTVEEVVAMGRYQKQACANEKVILEECIQICNLMHIRDRSIRELSGGEQQRVHLARILAQLWDAEEGILLLDEPISSMDIQYQHQTLAIAKAFCKVGFTVMAVLHDLNMVAQYSDRVIMMKGGRVWWYGSPNEVFKQQHIYTIFGIDSLVQINPKNLCTEIQAIPIEYDLQEFNSVMLAAVI, from the coding sequence ATGATACATATCCAAGGACTGAACTATGCTGTTAAGAATCGCACGATTATCAAGGATCTGAATATCTTTATCGATAAGGGCGAGTTTGTAAGTATTATCGGTGCCAATGGTGCTGGAAAAAGTACCTTATTGAAGCTGATTGCTGGAGAACTGAAGAGCAATAGCGGACAGGTTGTTTTGCGAAATAAGGATGTAGCAGATATGACGATGAAAGAGATGGCGATGTTCCGCGCCTACCTGCATCAGAGCAACGTCATGGACATTCCCTTCACTGTGGAAGAAGTTGTCGCCATGGGCAGATATCAGAAGCAAGCTTGTGCGAATGAAAAAGTAATCCTGGAAGAGTGTATTCAGATCTGTAATCTGATGCATATTCGCGATCGTTCTATCCGCGAGTTATCTGGCGGTGAGCAACAGCGCGTACATCTGGCGCGCATTCTTGCGCAGCTTTGGGACGCGGAAGAGGGTATTTTGCTCCTCGACGAACCAATTTCGAGTATGGATATTCAGTATCAACACCAAACTTTGGCTATCGCCAAAGCATTCTGCAAAGTCGGATTCACCGTGATGGCGGTATTGCACGACCTGAATATGGTTGCACAGTATAGCGATCGCGTAATCATGATGAAAGGAGGAAGGGTATGGTGGTATGGCAGTCCGAATGAAGTATTCAAACAGCAGCACATCTATACCATCTTCGGAATAGACAGTCTGGTGCAGATCAATCCTAAAAATCTATGCACCGAGATTCAAGCCATACCGATCGAATATGACCTGCAAGAATTCAATTCTGTGATGCTAGCCGCTGTTATTTGA
- a CDS encoding helix-turn-helix transcriptional regulator, with translation MIIRAKIKEHNEWLFWEELSEETTAPNALSEKNISISKYPINISSYQILSRGIFIIQAEMFFSEAASIQAEIDSEAIVSQFIISMNQHNKPTFSKHNIRYLPTLNEEHNVPEKQKCLYILLVMTPSFYHNLVTIYNPLHEQFKQRMGQRNAVSIFDQDLPATMEMLHTIEELAKTKEKNELKQIFTNAKVLELIMYQFEQFGLAAAKDTEEIRTEDILKLEEAKRILTQQFVDPPTHRQLSKIVLLNEFKLRNGFKRYFGTTIYNFITRLRMEEAKRLILDEEKNMYEIATLVGFKHQASFTHAFKKYYGILPSDIFRSNNSG, from the coding sequence ATGATAATTAGGGCGAAGATAAAGGAACATAATGAGTGGTTGTTTTGGGAGGAACTCTCTGAAGAAACAACTGCACCCAATGCTTTATCTGAAAAAAACATCAGCATCAGCAAATACCCTATTAACATCAGCTCTTATCAAATCTTAAGTCGGGGCATATTTATTATTCAGGCAGAAATGTTCTTCAGTGAAGCCGCGAGCATACAAGCTGAGATTGATAGTGAAGCGATTGTTAGTCAGTTTATTATCAGCATGAACCAGCATAATAAACCGACCTTCAGCAAACATAATATCCGCTATTTACCGACCCTGAATGAGGAACATAATGTTCCGGAGAAGCAGAAATGTTTATACATTCTATTGGTCATGACGCCTAGCTTCTACCATAATTTGGTGACGATCTACAACCCGCTTCATGAACAGTTCAAGCAGCGCATGGGGCAAAGAAACGCTGTTTCCATATTCGATCAGGATTTACCGGCGACCATGGAGATGCTACATACCATTGAAGAGCTTGCAAAAACAAAGGAAAAAAACGAGTTAAAGCAGATTTTTACCAATGCAAAGGTCTTGGAGCTGATCATGTATCAGTTTGAACAATTTGGATTGGCGGCAGCGAAAGATACCGAAGAGATTAGAACGGAGGATATCTTGAAGCTTGAAGAGGCGAAGCGAATCTTGACACAACAGTTTGTTGATCCGCCGACACATCGTCAACTCTCCAAGATTGTCCTCCTAAATGAGTTTAAACTGCGTAATGGTTTCAAGCGCTATTTCGGAACAACCATCTATAATTTTATCACCCGTCTTCGGATGGAAGAGGCAAAACGCCTCATCCTCGACGAGGAAAAGAATATGTATGAGATCGCGACGCTCGTAGGCTTTAAGCATCAGGCAAGCTTTACACATGCCTTCAAAAAATATTACGGAATCTTACCGAGCGATATCTTTCGATCAAATAACAGCGGCTAG
- a CDS encoding siderophore-interacting protein — translation MMQQPKISRYVFRVSRKEKLTPHYIRIKLQADEDIDFDKCTLGANNKIFIPPAGVSDVHFPEFDQAKGDWVHPSEELKPIVRTYTHRAIDPVTKEITIDFVNHGDNGPASAWAAKAKVGQQLGVAMKIRPTIHYQESDWYFLIGDATAIPVLCCILESLPPTAKGSCLIEVATEKDIHPEVQHPGFDIQWLLNPHPELGSVLSELAKEVAVPINGSSFAYVACEYNTVKILRQYFREELNWTNKQFYAFSYWKAGDAEDQSATERRREKAD, via the coding sequence ATGATGCAGCAGCCCAAAATTTCCCGTTATGTTTTCCGTGTCAGTCGTAAAGAAAAACTGACCCCCCATTATATTCGCATCAAGCTTCAAGCGGATGAGGACATAGACTTTGATAAATGTACATTAGGAGCGAATAACAAGATTTTCATTCCGCCAGCAGGCGTTTCGGATGTTCATTTCCCCGAGTTTGATCAGGCGAAAGGCGACTGGGTTCACCCTTCAGAGGAGTTGAAACCAATAGTCCGCACTTATACCCATCGCGCAATCGATCCGGTAACAAAAGAAATAACAATTGATTTTGTAAATCATGGGGATAATGGGCCAGCATCGGCTTGGGCCGCTAAGGCGAAGGTCGGACAGCAATTGGGCGTAGCCATGAAAATAAGACCGACGATACATTATCAGGAGTCCGACTGGTATTTTCTGATTGGCGATGCGACCGCCATTCCTGTCCTATGCTGCATCCTCGAGAGCCTGCCTCCGACCGCTAAAGGCTCTTGTTTAATTGAGGTGGCTACGGAAAAGGATATTCATCCCGAGGTTCAGCATCCGGGTTTTGACATTCAATGGCTTTTGAATCCACATCCGGAGCTTGGCAGCGTACTGTCCGAGCTCGCAAAAGAAGTAGCCGTCCCGATCAATGGAAGCAGCTTCGCTTATGTCGCCTGCGAATATAATACGGTAAAAATCCTGCGTCAATACTTCCGTGAAGAACTGAACTGGACAAACAAACAGTTCTATGCATTCTCCTATTGGAAAGCCGGAGATGCTGAGGATCAATCGGCTACGGAAAGACGAAGGGAGAAAGCGGATTAA
- a CDS encoding alpha/beta hydrolase — protein sequence MTKHYFPLHLRIINLDEKHVGEKLYLTGTFNNWSEEQVLIGTIPEKGGSISYTLEEVKAGEHELKLSRGSFKTLFADANGQLAPAVWLNHSKESELEMTIEGWRDDYPASTASEQVNILDEHFYFPNLDVHRKVLIYLPKGYKQSDKRYPVIYMHDGQHLFDEATSVGRSGPVEWKVDDTIDASEHDAIVVAIYHAANYDLRAEEYMLSATDEIKNPKGQLYLDDIVHELKPYIDAHYRTLNDRKHTAMLGSSIGGLISIYAGILYPEVFGTIGSFSPSIWMDEEPLYLKTLQQLLKRAEEYKSQTFYFYVGGKEKRFDRNTKENDMKKELEKYVEFLTKNYQGTIFMDINEHGKHGAAHWQLAFPAFFDYWSLQMNSK from the coding sequence ATGACGAAACACTACTTCCCCTTACACTTACGGATCATCAATTTGGATGAAAAGCACGTTGGCGAAAAACTATACCTGACAGGGACCTTCAATAATTGGTCGGAGGAGCAGGTCTTGATTGGCACAATACCCGAGAAAGGCGGCTCTATAAGTTACACCTTGGAGGAAGTCAAAGCAGGCGAGCATGAGCTCAAGTTATCGCGAGGAAGTTTTAAAACGCTTTTTGCGGATGCAAACGGGCAGCTTGCTCCCGCGGTATGGCTCAACCACTCGAAGGAGTCTGAATTGGAAATGACGATTGAAGGATGGCGTGATGACTATCCAGCGAGCACAGCGAGCGAGCAGGTCAATATATTGGATGAGCATTTCTATTTTCCGAACTTAGATGTGCACAGAAAGGTATTGATTTACTTGCCGAAAGGTTATAAACAATCGGATAAGCGCTATCCGGTTATTTATATGCATGACGGTCAGCATCTTTTTGATGAAGCCACTTCCGTCGGCCGTTCCGGTCCTGTGGAGTGGAAGGTAGACGACACGATTGATGCGTCGGAGCATGACGCAATCGTCGTCGCTATTTATCATGCGGCAAACTATGATCTTCGGGCAGAAGAATATATGCTTTCGGCAACGGATGAAATCAAAAATCCGAAGGGTCAATTGTATTTAGACGACATCGTACATGAGCTGAAACCCTATATTGATGCGCATTATCGCACGCTCAACGATCGCAAGCATACGGCGATGCTAGGCAGCTCCATTGGAGGACTCATCAGCATCTATGCAGGCATACTATATCCGGAAGTGTTTGGGACGATCGGGTCTTTTTCCCCTTCCATCTGGATGGATGAAGAACCGCTGTATCTCAAAACCTTGCAACAATTGCTTAAGCGTGCCGAGGAGTATAAAAGCCAAACTTTCTATTTCTATGTAGGTGGCAAGGAAAAGCGCTTTGATAGAAACACGAAAGAAAACGACATGAAGAAAGAGCTGGAGAAATATGTGGAGTTTCTGACCAAGAATTATCAAGGAACGATTTTCATGGATATCAACGAACATGGTAAACATGGAGCAGCCCATTGGCAATTGGCCTTCCCTGCTTTCTTCGACTATTGGAGCCTACAGATGAATAGCAAATAA
- a CDS encoding DUF6266 family protein: MARAKNGVNGCVSGKVGNVVFYERNGIGYVRSAPARRIEKKRSEIVQMTRIKFKLVQQYVICMLQFVKFGFQFGAGNGTAYNRAMSYNLRNAVKSQKAEAFIDWNNLAFSRDMPDPIKEISFSLNRGSKQLTLRWELDDDVALRLRGHQMRAYILIIPSDLDNWNVQGLGAGNNMQENEQTLTILSYDSTITHHIYIAFASVEIPIRSTNSRYVGPIEM, translated from the coding sequence ATGGCAAGAGCTAAAAACGGGGTAAACGGATGCGTCTCCGGCAAGGTTGGGAATGTTGTATTTTACGAGCGTAATGGTATAGGTTATGTGCGATCGGCTCCTGCTCGGCGCATTGAGAAGAAGCGTTCCGAGATTGTTCAAATGACCCGGATCAAATTTAAACTTGTACAGCAGTATGTTATTTGTATGCTGCAGTTTGTGAAGTTCGGCTTTCAATTTGGTGCCGGCAATGGCACGGCTTACAATCGTGCGATGTCGTATAACCTTCGAAATGCCGTTAAGAGCCAGAAAGCGGAGGCATTCATCGATTGGAACAATTTAGCATTCAGCCGGGATATGCCCGATCCGATTAAGGAGATTTCTTTTTCTTTAAACCGCGGCAGTAAACAGTTGACACTTCGTTGGGAGCTCGATGATGATGTAGCACTTCGTTTAAGGGGACATCAAATGCGTGCGTACATCTTGATTATTCCAAGCGACCTGGACAATTGGAATGTGCAAGGGCTTGGTGCTGGCAATAATATGCAAGAAAATGAACAGACATTGACGATATTAAGCTATGATTCGACCATCACCCACCATATTTATATCGCCTTTGCCTCCGTTGAAATACCAATTCGGAGCACCAATAGCCGATATGTCGGTCCTATCGAGATGTAG
- a CDS encoding DUF6493 family protein, which produces MFKHLKYIDGTSDKFWEIQTSGDSHTVTYGRNGTDGQSKTKTFDTEEACLADAEKLIREKTKKGYSEDGTVEVQKAVQKDGKSVAKTSSQQRKEEVMEAFRHLIRHPQNEAVLPFLQEYAKGNLELLKKEIRGAKRFYASYVNLDKEPEYKKHNSYSWGQRGTKQQIRIINLLALGTFSLTDTNSSPEFVELLNTPKDPQVAAVLEWAQHDWLSDYLAQQLQRNGWLNISYDNLREWERRGMMQFNPELYVSVVAYFPRAVNDSAHIDRYIDEFCADDISVKRDIPLVFEYPSNINAVAYKWDYNSNDMQLLWHVVFQKLLAQGKMERDFLIHKSLEIQTKSWNNSQKSVFRELLLLTGLDEAELIKYQHTIFPMFHVEESAPINFAINLLKPVLAHPDFDRGEFLSWISPIFMRADLKGAVKTLMIQLDKVLKDYPQFKEQVSLLAADTFMIPDLQLQDRATKFILKHQEKPSDELTEKLTMYASQMLGSNAQDLKPLMGDADEFYSEEEILSTLTGGEAGSYVYSPDPTVKLQEEITLPSEWNDILFQLGQVLHSKDPIEMEILMNAWTLQLADFPADYKQQLTPYLKQLRDTYSESHWYQIFSHIFYSYQENSEKIYVYKNRYAKTLSLVNLMNDQMQMWQERWRDGIHLEALSLPTHKPFWVAPHALVDRIIAHEKAGVPLNLIDLSIALSRAPKEQLVGIEEKIDRIEDKEIVSILKYAFGLSDQISVKKANWFGKIMEGNSEEKNLLLGIWATIARINYPDGVFSVFENSSLANAPTVIKPFDPKLSIQPHFVQQYNYQEKVHEPYLVGNELIIEFPVFKAYPKTLLAGLDIFSRGSNQYLGYYASDLDVRYVHSLLPQNTDSLAILYTYAYNRMAIWGTKDTKAFLEEMLYPFYVIRDHSALYVASSFFNADKTVRAVCVELFIQTVEQNRFPVDLVANYLLFLMNGEYGPIGRLADVLEQSKDISAKHNQALLALLLATLSGLEIKEKMPTNLKKLFDLFYDLQQKSNLELTENLKVSFRRFEAYKSLQPLLKKILK; this is translated from the coding sequence ATGTTTAAGCACCTAAAATATATTGATGGTACGTCGGATAAATTCTGGGAAATACAGACCTCGGGGGATAGCCATACGGTTACTTATGGTCGGAACGGGACCGACGGGCAATCAAAAACGAAAACTTTCGATACCGAAGAAGCCTGTTTGGCCGATGCGGAAAAATTAATTCGCGAGAAAACGAAGAAAGGTTATTCTGAAGATGGGACTGTGGAGGTGCAAAAAGCGGTGCAGAAGGATGGGAAGTCTGTTGCGAAGACGTCTTCGCAGCAGCGAAAAGAAGAGGTTATGGAAGCCTTTCGCCATTTGATAAGACATCCGCAAAACGAAGCGGTGTTGCCGTTTTTGCAGGAATACGCGAAGGGCAATTTAGAATTGCTGAAAAAGGAAATTCGCGGTGCTAAGCGTTTTTATGCTTCTTATGTTAACTTGGATAAGGAGCCGGAGTATAAGAAGCATAACAGCTATTCTTGGGGTCAACGTGGAACGAAGCAGCAGATACGTATAATCAATCTTTTGGCATTGGGTACCTTCAGTTTAACGGATACGAATTCATCGCCTGAGTTTGTCGAGTTGCTGAATACGCCAAAGGATCCACAGGTTGCGGCGGTGTTAGAATGGGCACAGCACGATTGGTTATCGGATTACTTAGCGCAGCAATTGCAACGCAACGGGTGGCTGAACATTAGTTACGATAATTTGCGGGAGTGGGAGCGTCGAGGAATGATGCAGTTCAATCCGGAGCTGTATGTGAGTGTGGTGGCTTACTTTCCCCGAGCAGTGAATGATAGCGCGCATATCGACCGATATATAGATGAATTCTGTGCGGACGACATTTCGGTAAAGCGCGATATACCATTGGTTTTTGAATATCCGTCAAACATCAACGCAGTCGCTTACAAGTGGGACTACAATAGTAACGATATGCAATTGCTTTGGCATGTGGTTTTTCAAAAGCTGTTGGCGCAAGGCAAAATGGAGCGTGACTTTTTGATCCATAAGTCCTTGGAGATTCAAACTAAAAGCTGGAACAATTCACAGAAGAGCGTTTTCCGAGAACTACTCCTTCTCACAGGTTTAGATGAGGCAGAACTTATAAAATATCAGCATACAATTTTTCCGATGTTTCATGTCGAAGAGTCTGCTCCGATAAACTTTGCGATTAATTTGTTGAAGCCTGTCTTAGCGCATCCGGATTTCGATCGAGGAGAATTTCTAAGCTGGATAAGCCCTATTTTCATGCGTGCGGATTTGAAAGGCGCTGTGAAGACTTTAATGATTCAATTGGATAAGGTATTAAAGGATTATCCACAATTTAAGGAACAGGTCAGTCTATTGGCTGCCGATACGTTTATGATACCTGACTTGCAATTGCAAGATCGGGCGACTAAATTTATTCTGAAACATCAAGAAAAACCTTCGGATGAGTTAACAGAAAAACTCACGATGTATGCCAGTCAGATGTTAGGTTCCAATGCACAAGATTTGAAGCCTCTCATGGGCGACGCTGACGAATTTTATAGCGAGGAGGAGATATTATCGACTTTGACCGGCGGGGAAGCGGGCAGCTATGTCTATTCACCCGACCCGACGGTAAAGCTTCAGGAGGAAATCACCCTTCCGTCGGAATGGAATGATATTCTATTTCAATTGGGGCAGGTGCTGCATTCCAAGGATCCTATTGAAATGGAGATTTTGATGAATGCTTGGACGCTGCAGTTAGCAGACTTCCCTGCGGATTATAAGCAACAATTAACGCCTTATTTGAAGCAACTACGCGATACCTATTCGGAATCTCATTGGTATCAGATATTTTCCCATATATTCTATAGCTATCAAGAGAATAGCGAAAAAATATATGTTTACAAAAATAGATATGCAAAGACGCTTTCTTTAGTCAATCTAATGAATGATCAGATGCAGATGTGGCAGGAGCGTTGGCGAGATGGAATCCATTTGGAGGCATTGAGCCTACCAACACATAAACCGTTTTGGGTTGCGCCGCATGCCTTGGTCGATCGGATCATTGCGCATGAAAAAGCGGGGGTTCCGTTGAACTTAATCGATTTGTCTATTGCACTGAGTAGAGCCCCGAAAGAACAATTAGTGGGGATTGAAGAAAAAATTGACAGGATAGAGGATAAGGAGATCGTTTCGATATTAAAGTATGCTTTTGGTTTGAGTGATCAAATCAGCGTCAAAAAGGCGAATTGGTTTGGGAAGATAATGGAGGGTAATTCAGAAGAGAAGAATTTACTGCTAGGAATATGGGCGACGATTGCTCGCATCAACTATCCTGACGGTGTTTTTTCAGTATTTGAAAACTCTAGCCTTGCCAACGCGCCCACTGTGATCAAGCCATTTGACCCTAAACTGTCCATCCAACCACACTTTGTTCAGCAATATAACTATCAGGAGAAAGTTCATGAGCCATATTTAGTGGGCAATGAATTAATCATTGAATTTCCTGTATTTAAAGCTTATCCAAAAACCTTACTCGCTGGTTTAGATATTTTTTCGCGTGGTTCGAATCAGTACCTTGGTTATTACGCCAGCGATTTGGATGTTCGATACGTGCACAGCTTATTGCCCCAAAATACGGATAGCCTGGCGATTTTGTATACCTATGCCTATAACCGAATGGCAATTTGGGGAACAAAAGACACGAAAGCATTTTTGGAAGAGATGCTGTATCCGTTTTATGTTATTCGGGATCACTCGGCACTCTATGTGGCCAGCAGTTTTTTCAATGCCGATAAAACCGTGCGTGCGGTCTGCGTCGAATTATTTATACAAACTGTCGAGCAGAATCGTTTTCCTGTGGATCTCGTGGCGAATTATTTGCTGTTTTTAATGAACGGCGAGTACGGACCGATCGGGCGTTTGGCAGATGTGCTGGAACAAAGCAAGGATATATCGGCCAAACATAACCAGGCCTTATTGGCATTGTTGCTAGCAACTTTGAGCGGTTTGGAGATCAAAGAAAAAATGCCTACCAACTTGAAGAAGCTATTCGATCTTTTTTACGATTTGCAGCAGAAAAGCAATTTGGAGTTAACGGAGAACTTGAAGGTTTCCTTTAGGCGATTTGAGGCTTATAAGTCCCTTCAACCTTTACTGAAAAAGATATTAAAGTAA
- a CDS encoding SWIM zinc finger family protein: protein MATVDFDIAYKGSSVLSQQSGIQRLVLSHQAEIKEVNEVPCFFWGSLTDPLTTAKCLTALSKVVRSSFGPIPASLRDPIVSAGTDQIRFEGFSSCNGVYARLDLLEDAIDGEFLASGTTNVDFNEPMLNALNAVKKTEKMVLGVGSKEVSISTDKGKVVEKKVRLPERWIKGLTSVQLYLAGMEEKFRLNKVQVVQLFQSIPRGNVKGEFFLHQRASRFVLSPIAGKDSVRIGGIQRLRLLEGILPYIDSMTAYQEVGGESCSVVADFKNMRLTLALSPDSYRGFSGEGNVLENMIQAVPDEWVMGVNSLLKSNELFDPTMLSIEHDVDFATMDSLTASLSSVGLLGYDLHSHQHYYRRLPFKMERILSLNPRLKNAKKLLATEGVEILKNTGDYVEARVSGTDVTHTVIIQGEQSRCTCNWFTNHQGKRGLCKHILAVKIISN from the coding sequence ATGGCAACTGTAGATTTTGATATAGCCTACAAGGGCAGTTCGGTGCTTTCGCAGCAATCTGGAATTCAGCGCTTGGTGCTATCGCATCAGGCAGAGATAAAGGAGGTAAATGAGGTTCCTTGTTTTTTCTGGGGAAGTCTAACCGATCCCTTGACCACCGCAAAATGCCTGACGGCCTTATCGAAGGTGGTACGGTCTAGTTTCGGGCCGATTCCTGCAAGTCTTCGCGATCCTATTGTCTCTGCCGGTACTGACCAGATTCGTTTCGAGGGATTTTCCTCCTGCAATGGTGTTTATGCACGTTTAGACTTGTTGGAAGATGCAATCGATGGTGAATTTCTTGCAAGTGGAACCACCAACGTCGATTTTAATGAACCGATGTTGAATGCATTGAACGCAGTGAAGAAAACTGAGAAGATGGTTTTAGGGGTAGGGAGCAAGGAGGTGTCGATCAGTACCGATAAGGGCAAAGTGGTAGAGAAGAAGGTGAGATTACCGGAACGTTGGATTAAGGGATTGACGTCCGTGCAGCTATACTTAGCGGGTATGGAGGAGAAGTTCCGGTTGAACAAAGTGCAGGTCGTCCAACTTTTTCAGAGCATTCCACGCGGTAATGTAAAAGGGGAGTTTTTTCTGCATCAGCGTGCGAGTCGTTTTGTATTGAGTCCAATCGCCGGTAAAGACTCCGTTCGGATCGGCGGTATACAACGCCTACGTTTGTTGGAAGGGATTTTGCCCTATATAGACAGCATGACGGCCTACCAGGAGGTCGGCGGGGAGAGCTGTTCTGTCGTAGCCGATTTTAAGAATATGCGTTTAACATTGGCCCTTTCGCCGGATAGTTATCGTGGTTTTTCGGGTGAAGGAAATGTTTTAGAAAATATGATACAGGCTGTTCCGGATGAATGGGTAATGGGTGTCAATTCGCTGTTGAAATCTAATGAGCTGTTTGATCCTACGATGCTTTCTATAGAGCATGATGTGGATTTTGCGACGATGGATAGTTTGACGGCATCGTTGTCCTCGGTAGGTCTTCTAGGTTATGATCTTCATAGCCATCAGCATTATTATCGCCGATTGCCTTTTAAGATGGAACGAATTCTATCTTTAAATCCGCGATTGAAAAATGCAAAGAAGCTGCTCGCTACAGAAGGGGTAGAGATCTTAAAGAATACGGGAGACTATGTTGAGGCGCGTGTTTCGGGAACCGATGTAACCCATACGGTGATCATCCAAGGAGAGCAGAGTCGCTGCACTTGTAATTGGTTTACGAATCACCAGGGCAAGCGCGGTCTTTGCAAGCATATCCTCGCCGTTAAGATAATTAGTAATTAA
- a CDS encoding SMP-30/gluconolactonase/LRE family protein, translating to MQKIIDAKAIIENLGEGLQWAEGPVWNKRGNYLLFSDPRLNTIYRWDKEGGLRPFIKPSGYEGTDWYSDEPGTNGLLINKEGELIACDHGNRRITKIDLSTNAKSAVVDKWEGKRFNSPNDICEHPLGYYFFTDPPYGLPGRLNDTSNREIVQNGVYRVNKKDNSVEQVISDLARPNGIAVTPDGSKLYVALSDDSKPYLMVYTLEKANIKGKGKVFIDFEKAFPTEKLRADGIKVDKKGNVYAAAGDGVVVIGPDGTAIGRIRSGIRTANCAFGADGYLYMTASDRLLRVKLK from the coding sequence ATGCAGAAGATAATAGATGCGAAAGCTATTATCGAAAATCTAGGTGAGGGCTTGCAGTGGGCGGAGGGGCCGGTTTGGAATAAGCGTGGAAATTATCTTTTGTTTAGTGATCCTCGACTGAATACGATTTACAGATGGGATAAGGAAGGAGGATTAAGGCCTTTTATAAAGCCTTCCGGCTATGAAGGAACGGACTGGTATAGCGATGAACCTGGCACGAATGGTCTCCTGATCAATAAGGAAGGCGAATTAATTGCCTGCGATCATGGCAATCGTCGAATTACGAAAATCGACCTTTCAACGAACGCTAAATCAGCTGTTGTTGACAAATGGGAAGGAAAGCGATTCAATTCTCCAAATGATATTTGCGAACATCCCTTGGGATATTATTTTTTTACAGATCCTCCCTATGGACTTCCTGGACGTTTGAATGATACGAGCAACAGGGAAATCGTGCAGAACGGTGTTTATCGAGTTAATAAAAAGGACAATTCGGTTGAGCAAGTAATCAGCGATCTTGCGAGACCGAATGGAATCGCGGTTACTCCTGATGGAAGCAAGTTGTATGTTGCACTAAGTGATGACTCGAAACCCTACCTGATGGTATACACATTGGAGAAAGCGAACATCAAAGGAAAGGGCAAAGTTTTTATTGATTTTGAAAAGGCATTTCCTACGGAAAAACTGCGCGCAGATGGAATCAAGGTTGATAAAAAGGGAAATGTATATGCCGCTGCCGGCGATGGCGTTGTCGTTATTGGGCCTGATGGGACAGCAATTGGAAGAATTCGCTCGGGTATTCGCACGGCAAACTGTGCATTTGGTGCCGATGGATATCTTTACATGACCGCTAGCGATCGCTTGCTTCGTGTAAAACTGAAATAA